A window from Thalassophryne amazonica chromosome 15, fThaAma1.1, whole genome shotgun sequence encodes these proteins:
- the LOC117527112 gene encoding histone H2A-like has translation MSGRGGGKTGGKVRAKAKTRSSRAGLQFPVGRVHRLLRKGNYAERVGAGAPVYMAAVLEYLTAEILELAGNAARDNKKTRIIPRHLQLAVRNDEELNKLLGKVTIAQGGVLPNIQAVLLPKKSEPKTKSK, from the coding sequence ATGAGCGGAAGAGGAGGCGGCAAAACCGGTGGTAAAGTCAGAGCGAAGGCGAAGACTCGCTCTTCTCGGGCTGGTCTGCAGTTCCCTGTCGGTCGTGTTCACAGACTGTTGAGGAAGGGGAACTATGCGGAGCGTGTTGGTGCCGGCGCTCCCGTCTATATGGCGGCTGTGCTCGAGTATCTGACCGCTGAGATCCTCGAGTTGGCTGGAAACGCTGCCCGCGACAACAAGAAGACCCGTATCATCCCCCGTCACCTGCAGCTGGCTGTCCGCAACGACGAGGAGCTCAACAAACTGCTGGGAAAAGTGACCATCGCTCAGGGCGGCGTGCTGCCAAACATCCAGGCTGTTCTGCTGCCCAAAAAAAGCGAACCGAAGACCAAGTCCAAGTAA